The Desmonostoc muscorum LEGE 12446 genome includes a region encoding these proteins:
- a CDS encoding DeoR/GlpR family DNA-binding transcription regulator: MLTAERRQFILEILRRDKKVLSSELSAVLKVSEDTIRRDLRELAESGFLQRVHGGALLTSPALASYADRQKQAPKEKEAIARAAAKLVCTGQVVILDGGTTTLQVARHLPLNLQATIVTNSPPIAVALAEHPHIEVVMLGGQLYKKALVNVGATTVEALRMIRADLCMLGVCSLHPEFGISVQNLDEAHVKRVMIAGAAEVVGLATEEKLDTAAPYVVESIHALTYLVTAPTVSDRMLTSYKALGLTIVRD; encoded by the coding sequence ATGCTAACTGCGGAGCGACGACAATTTATCTTAGAGATTCTACGTCGTGACAAAAAGGTGCTGTCATCGGAACTGAGTGCTGTTTTAAAGGTTTCGGAGGATACGATTCGTCGAGATTTGCGGGAATTAGCCGAATCGGGTTTTTTGCAGCGCGTTCATGGGGGGGCACTTCTGACTTCGCCAGCTCTTGCCAGTTATGCCGATCGCCAAAAACAAGCACCGAAAGAAAAAGAAGCGATCGCTCGTGCAGCTGCCAAATTAGTCTGTACAGGGCAGGTGGTAATTTTAGATGGAGGCACCACAACTCTCCAAGTAGCCCGTCATTTGCCCTTGAATTTGCAAGCGACAATTGTCACAAATAGCCCTCCCATTGCTGTTGCCTTAGCAGAACATCCCCATATAGAAGTTGTAATGTTAGGCGGACAACTCTACAAAAAAGCTTTGGTAAACGTTGGTGCTACTACGGTTGAGGCATTACGGATGATTCGTGCAGATTTGTGCATGTTGGGGGTGTGTAGTCTACATCCAGAATTTGGGATTAGCGTACAGAACTTGGACGAAGCGCATGTTAAACGAGTAATGATTGCTGGAGCAGCGGAGGTAGTTGGATTAGCCACAGAGGAGAAGTTAGACACTGCTGCTCCTTATGTTGTGGAATCGATTCATGCACTAACTTACCTTGTAACGGCACCAACTGTATCCGATCGCATGCTAACTTCTTACAAAGCTTTAGGTTTAACGATTGTTCGTGACTAA
- the acsF gene encoding magnesium-protoporphyrin IX monomethyl ester (oxidative) cyclase produces the protein MVNTLPQSTPKQPKAGIKEPSQETILTPRFYTTDFETAANLDLSAQETELTAMLEEMRADYNRHHFVRDEAFEQSWEHIGGESRRAFIEYLERSCISEFSGFLLFKELSRKLKGRSPLLAEIFQLMARDEARHAGFLNKAMGDFKVSLDLATVTKTRTYTFFPIEWVIYTVYLSEKIGYWRYIIIYRHLQKHPENQFYPIFRKFESWCQDENRHGDIFKALLRSQPQLWKTWKARLWSRFFLLSVFATHTLTVHERASFYDSLGLEATEFDRQVVRNTNETAGRAFPVMLNTEHPKFFPRLQRCSGYNLKISEIERSSGPKLVKLIRKLPLIAAIVWNLLLLYLIEPIDTEALRETVR, from the coding sequence ATGGTTAATACCCTACCTCAGTCTACCCCCAAGCAGCCAAAAGCTGGAATCAAAGAGCCAAGCCAAGAAACGATACTTACTCCCCGGTTTTACACCACAGACTTTGAAACCGCGGCCAACCTGGATTTGTCTGCTCAGGAAACTGAGTTAACAGCGATGCTCGAAGAAATGCGAGCAGACTACAACCGTCACCATTTCGTTCGGGATGAGGCGTTTGAGCAGTCGTGGGAACATATTGGTGGAGAATCACGCCGCGCCTTTATTGAATATCTAGAACGTTCGTGTATTTCAGAGTTTTCTGGGTTTTTGCTGTTTAAAGAACTATCCCGAAAACTCAAAGGCCGCAGTCCTCTTTTGGCGGAAATATTTCAGTTAATGGCGCGTGATGAAGCCCGCCACGCTGGATTTCTCAACAAAGCAATGGGGGACTTCAAAGTTTCCCTCGATTTGGCCACAGTTACTAAAACCCGCACTTATACGTTTTTCCCGATTGAGTGGGTGATTTATACAGTCTACCTATCAGAAAAAATCGGTTACTGGCGTTACATTATTATCTATCGGCATTTACAAAAGCATCCAGAAAACCAGTTTTACCCCATCTTCCGCAAATTTGAAAGTTGGTGTCAGGACGAAAACCGTCACGGGGATATATTCAAAGCATTATTGCGATCGCAACCGCAACTTTGGAAAACCTGGAAAGCTAGGCTGTGGAGTCGCTTTTTCCTGTTATCAGTATTTGCCACCCACACCCTGACGGTTCACGAACGGGCTAGTTTTTACGATTCCTTGGGACTCGAAGCAACAGAATTCGATCGCCAAGTAGTTCGCAACACTAATGAAACAGCTGGTCGCGCTTTTCCTGTAATGTTGAATACCGAACATCCCAAGTTTTTCCCACGTCTACAACGCTGCTCTGGCTACAACTTGAAAATTTCAGAGATTGAGCGCAGTTCTGGGCCGAAATTGGTGAAGCTGATTCGCAAACTACCTTTGATTGCAGCAATTGTTTGGAATCTGCTGTTACTTTACCTGATCGAACCCATTGATACTGAGGCTTTGCGGGAAACAGTGCGTTAG
- the hetL gene encoding heterocyst differentiation pentapeptide repeat protein HetL, producing the protein MDVDEILKRYAAGERGFQRVNLQEAELTNANLRGADFSNADLRQTRLGKTNFNQACLREANLSEAILWGIDLSEADLYRAILREADLTGAKLVETRLDEANLIKASLGGANLNGAKLSGCLLIQADFRPSANQRTDLGYAVFTGADLSYADLRAVSLHHANLDGAKLCRANLSHTTLWGDLATDLSQASLQKADLSYADLSGAILQKANLLGADLTGAIITEADFQGAIMPDGTVHD; encoded by the coding sequence ATGGACGTGGATGAAATTCTCAAACGCTATGCCGCTGGAGAACGAGGCTTTCAGCGAGTAAATCTCCAAGAAGCAGAGCTAACCAATGCCAACCTCAGAGGTGCAGATTTTAGCAATGCCGATTTACGCCAGACACGGCTGGGTAAAACCAACTTTAACCAAGCATGTCTGCGAGAGGCAAACCTTAGTGAAGCAATTCTCTGGGGAATAGACTTAAGTGAAGCAGACTTGTATCGCGCCATTCTGCGTGAAGCTGATTTGACTGGTGCAAAGCTAGTTGAGACACGCCTAGACGAAGCCAACTTAATCAAAGCTAGTTTAGGTGGTGCTAATTTAAATGGTGCAAAGCTCTCTGGTTGTCTGCTAATTCAAGCAGACTTCCGCCCCAGCGCCAATCAACGCACAGATTTGGGATACGCGGTTTTCACTGGGGCAGACTTGAGCTACGCTGATTTGAGAGCGGTTTCACTGCATCACGCCAACTTAGATGGAGCAAAGTTGTGTCGGGCAAATTTGAGCCACACAACACTGTGGGGAGATTTGGCAACAGATCTCAGTCAAGCTAGTTTGCAAAAAGCAGACTTGAGCTATGCGGATCTTAGTGGTGCGATTCTGCAAAAAGCTAATTTGCTAGGAGCAGACTTAACAGGAGCAATTATCACTGAGGCTGATTTCCAGGGAGCAATCATGCCCGATGGTACGGTTCATGATTGA
- a CDS encoding universal stress protein — protein MFKKILVALDRSEVGQKVFDQALGLAKLTQASLMLVHVLSPEEEGSPYVPMVSNFDYYPGLNSQSFELYQKQWDTFKNQGIQMLQSFCAQANTAGITTEFTQNLGNPGRIVCDLARSYGADLIVMGRRGRSGLTELFLGSVSNYVLHHAPCSVHIVHLSVTAKKDELVKETTSVSSVN, from the coding sequence ATGTTTAAAAAGATTTTAGTTGCATTAGATCGCTCGGAAGTAGGGCAAAAGGTTTTTGACCAAGCGTTGGGTTTAGCAAAGTTAACACAAGCCAGCTTAATGCTAGTGCATGTCCTATCGCCAGAAGAAGAGGGTAGCCCTTATGTACCTATGGTGTCTAATTTTGACTATTATCCGGGATTGAACAGTCAAAGCTTCGAGTTATACCAAAAGCAGTGGGATACCTTTAAGAATCAAGGCATCCAGATGTTACAATCTTTCTGTGCCCAAGCTAATACAGCAGGTATTACTACAGAATTTACCCAAAATCTTGGTAATCCTGGACGCATTGTTTGTGATTTAGCGCGTAGTTATGGCGCTGACTTAATTGTTATGGGGCGTCGCGGTCGTTCTGGGCTGACGGAATTATTTCTCGGTAGTGTGAGTAACTACGTCCTTCACCATGCTCCTTGTTCAGTACATATTGTGCATCTTTCAGTTACTGCTAAAAAAGATGAACTTGTCAAAGAAACTACAAGTGTTTCAAGTGTGAATTAA
- a CDS encoding DOPA 4,5-dioxygenase family protein, producing the protein MKKDTIEIVDFHAHVYFDTTTQDVAADVREGLGARFDVRLGRWFDKPIGPHPKGMYQVAFLPNQFDKVVPWLMLNRQGLDILVHPETGDDVADHTDHSLWLGTKLDLNIEFLRQIKTT; encoded by the coding sequence ATGAAAAAAGATACTATCGAGATCGTTGATTTTCATGCTCATGTCTACTTCGATACCACAACTCAAGATGTCGCTGCTGATGTGCGTGAAGGATTAGGCGCTAGATTTGATGTGCGGCTTGGACGCTGGTTTGACAAGCCCATCGGTCCGCACCCAAAAGGAATGTATCAAGTTGCTTTCTTGCCGAATCAGTTTGATAAAGTTGTCCCCTGGTTAATGCTCAATCGTCAGGGTTTGGATATTCTCGTCCACCCTGAAACAGGCGATGATGTGGCAGACCACACGGATCATTCCCTATGGTTAGGAACAAAGCTAGATTTGAACATTGAGTTTCTTCGACAGATTAAAACAACCTAG
- a CDS encoding GAF domain-containing sensor histidine kinase, producing MPAAGIAQVYLANAYYCYLNWGAVAKVKHLEQQYPQLLAAILQQQETSSSTPNRTTTIGLGHSSSSVTEALDLATVIKASHVLAGEIQLEKLLTTLMQVVIENAGAEKSALLLLQEDNWVVAAQKSSKATTETGIAHQSLHREEQLGKNLGVINLHSLPLSASQDIPKAVVNYVSRTCQTLVLDDARTEITFANDPYIIQRQPKSLLCTPIHDRGKLIGILYLENSLTTGAFTQKRLEVLHLLTAQAAISLQNAILYNNLALAKAQLEDYSHSLEYKVQQRTQELNEKNQHLSETLEKLQHTQTQLIQTEKMSSLGQMVAGVAHEINNPINFIYGNLTHANEYFKQMLHIVELYHHYYPQPFPEIEEELELIDLNFLKLDLQKLLESMRLGAVRIRQIVLSLRNFARLDEAEMKPVNIHEGIDSTLLILHHRLEQKPYRPAIDVIKEYANLPELNCYASQINQVFMNILSNAIDALDLSFIQNEGVITNEDKQTKIPTIQICTKMINPNTVSIQIVDNGIGMSEEVKQRLFDPFFTTKPVGGGTGLGLSISYSIMEKHRGRLSVISELGKGADFSLLLPLN from the coding sequence TTGCCCGCCGCAGGCATCGCTCAAGTGTATCTAGCAAATGCCTATTACTGTTACCTCAACTGGGGAGCGGTAGCTAAAGTCAAGCATTTGGAACAGCAATATCCTCAATTGTTGGCTGCGATCCTTCAGCAACAGGAAACTAGTTCTTCAACCCCCAACCGAACTACGACAATTGGATTAGGACACAGCAGTTCTAGTGTGACTGAAGCTTTAGATTTAGCAACAGTCATCAAAGCCTCTCATGTACTGGCTGGAGAAATTCAATTAGAAAAACTGTTGACAACCCTGATGCAGGTCGTAATCGAAAATGCTGGGGCAGAAAAATCCGCACTCTTGCTGCTTCAAGAAGATAATTGGGTAGTTGCGGCTCAAAAAAGCAGCAAAGCAACCACAGAAACAGGTATTGCACATCAAAGTCTCCATCGAGAGGAGCAATTGGGTAAAAACCTTGGTGTAATTAACCTGCACTCTCTTCCTCTTTCGGCCAGTCAAGATATTCCCAAAGCGGTTGTCAACTATGTCTCACGTACCTGCCAAACCCTTGTACTAGATGATGCTCGTACAGAAATCACCTTCGCCAACGATCCCTACATCATTCAACGGCAACCAAAAAGCTTGCTATGTACACCTATTCACGATCGCGGCAAGCTTATTGGCATCTTATACCTAGAAAACAGTTTAACAACTGGAGCCTTTACCCAAAAACGTCTTGAGGTTTTGCATCTGCTCACAGCCCAAGCTGCCATCTCGCTGCAAAATGCCATACTGTATAACAATCTAGCTTTGGCAAAAGCTCAACTAGAAGACTATAGCCATAGCTTAGAGTATAAGGTACAGCAGAGAACTCAAGAGTTGAATGAGAAAAATCAACATCTATCGGAAACTTTAGAGAAACTTCAACACACGCAAACCCAACTGATTCAAACTGAAAAAATGTCTTCCCTGGGGCAAATGGTGGCAGGTGTTGCCCATGAAATTAACAACCCAATTAATTTTATCTATGGCAACCTCACCCATGCCAATGAGTATTTTAAACAGATGTTACACATAGTTGAACTGTATCATCACTACTATCCTCAACCGTTTCCTGAGATAGAAGAAGAACTAGAGCTAATAGATTTAAACTTCCTCAAATTAGACCTCCAAAAATTGCTGGAATCAATGAGACTAGGGGCAGTTCGCATTCGTCAGATTGTCCTTTCTCTGCGAAATTTTGCACGGTTGGATGAGGCTGAAATGAAACCTGTCAACATTCACGAAGGAATCGACAGCACTTTACTAATTTTGCATCATCGTCTAGAACAAAAACCATATCGCCCCGCGATCGATGTGATTAAGGAGTATGCAAATTTACCAGAACTCAATTGCTACGCCAGTCAGATAAATCAGGTGTTTATGAATATTTTGAGCAATGCTATTGATGCTTTGGATTTGTCATTTATCCAAAATGAAGGAGTAATTACTAATGAAGACAAACAAACAAAAATTCCCACCATTCAAATTTGTACTAAAATGATTAATCCTAATACAGTCAGCATTCAAATTGTAGATAATGGAATTGGGATGTCTGAGGAGGTGAAGCAGCGCTTATTTGACCCATTCTTTACAACAAAACCTGTTGGTGGAGGAACGGGTTTAGGATTATCGATTAGCTATTCTATTATGGAAAAACATCGTGGACGACTAAGTGTAATATCAGAACTAGGAAAAGGGGCAGATTTTTCGCTTTTACTTCCTTTAAATTAG
- a CDS encoding transketolase C-terminal domain-containing protein, which produces MTGTNIQFPIDLGAYKPLALNPANATLTQEQRERLKTNIQLCRDAIVFFTASGAARGVGGHTGGPYDTVPEVVILDALFRGASEQFVPIFFDEAGHRVATQYLMAALHGDLPSEQLLHYREANSHLPGHPELGLTPGVKFSSGRLGHMWPYVNGVAIANPGKVVFCLGSDGSQQEGNDAEAARLAVAQHLNVKLIIDDNDVTIAGHPSKYLPGFTVAKTLEGHGLKILEGDGEDLDDLYHRICEAVSTPGPIAIINKRPMCPGIAGLEGSTHGHDVISVELAIQYLESRGQTAAIEYIKSIQKPKQTYTFLGSSNKWDANRNVFGDAVVAVLGRISEAERKEKVRVIDSDLEGSCGLKKIHDAYPEIFISSGIMERGNFSAAAGFGMESGKQGIFATFSAFLEMCISEITMARLNYSNVLCHFSHAGIDDMADNTCHFGLNNMFADNGLDDGYQTRLYFPSDANQMKACVESVFFEPGLRFIFSTRSKVPLVLDNNGHEFFGSDYKFVPGKDEVIREGTQGYIISFGDALYRALDAVERLKQEGLNIGLINKPTLNVIDEEIMAKIGNAPFVLVVESFNRRTGLGSRFGSWLLERGFTPKYAYLGTHKEGCGGLWEQFLHQGIDPVSIMNKVKDLVS; this is translated from the coding sequence ATGACTGGTACTAACATTCAATTTCCCATTGATTTGGGCGCTTACAAGCCTCTAGCTCTCAATCCAGCCAATGCAACTCTTACCCAAGAGCAACGAGAAAGACTAAAAACAAATATTCAACTGTGCCGTGATGCGATCGTCTTTTTTACAGCCAGCGGAGCTGCTAGAGGGGTGGGTGGTCACACTGGGGGACCCTATGACACAGTACCAGAAGTGGTCATACTTGATGCCCTGTTTCGGGGAGCATCGGAGCAATTTGTGCCGATTTTCTTTGATGAAGCCGGACATCGAGTTGCAACTCAATATCTGATGGCAGCTTTACATGGTGACTTACCAAGCGAGCAACTCCTGCACTATCGTGAAGCAAACTCCCACTTACCAGGACATCCTGAATTGGGGTTAACTCCTGGTGTCAAGTTTAGTTCTGGACGATTAGGGCATATGTGGCCTTATGTTAATGGTGTGGCGATCGCCAATCCAGGCAAAGTTGTTTTCTGTCTTGGTTCCGATGGTTCGCAGCAGGAAGGCAATGACGCTGAAGCCGCTCGCTTGGCTGTGGCTCAACATCTTAATGTCAAACTAATTATTGATGATAATGATGTGACGATCGCCGGACATCCTTCAAAATATTTACCCGGTTTCACCGTCGCCAAAACCTTAGAAGGGCATGGTTTGAAGATACTCGAAGGAGATGGGGAAGACTTAGACGATCTATACCATCGTATTTGCGAAGCTGTGAGTACTCCTGGGCCAATTGCCATCATTAATAAACGCCCTATGTGTCCTGGTATTGCAGGGTTAGAAGGTTCTACTCACGGACACGATGTGATTTCTGTAGAGTTAGCAATTCAATACCTAGAATCACGCGGACAAACTGCTGCTATCGAATATATCAAGAGTATTCAGAAACCGAAACAAACCTATACTTTTCTTGGTTCGAGTAACAAATGGGATGCTAATCGCAATGTTTTCGGTGATGCGGTGGTTGCCGTCTTAGGTCGTATAAGTGAAGCAGAACGCAAGGAAAAGGTCAGAGTCATCGATAGTGATCTTGAAGGTTCTTGTGGTCTGAAGAAAATTCACGATGCATACCCAGAAATTTTTATCTCCTCTGGCATTATGGAACGGGGCAATTTTTCTGCTGCCGCGGGATTTGGAATGGAGTCAGGAAAACAAGGTATTTTCGCAACCTTTAGCGCTTTTTTGGAAATGTGTATCTCAGAGATTACGATGGCGCGGCTGAACTACTCCAATGTACTTTGTCACTTTTCTCATGCAGGTATCGATGATATGGCGGATAACACCTGCCATTTCGGTTTGAATAATATGTTCGCTGACAATGGTTTAGATGATGGCTACCAAACACGTCTTTACTTTCCATCTGATGCTAATCAGATGAAAGCCTGTGTAGAATCTGTGTTCTTTGAACCTGGACTGCGGTTCATTTTTTCCACCCGTTCTAAAGTACCATTAGTTCTCGACAACAACGGTCATGAGTTTTTTGGTAGCGACTATAAATTTGTTCCTGGTAAAGACGAGGTAATTCGAGAAGGAACCCAAGGCTACATTATCAGTTTTGGTGATGCTCTGTATCGTGCCCTTGATGCCGTAGAGCGTCTGAAGCAAGAAGGGCTAAATATAGGTTTAATCAACAAACCAACTTTAAACGTTATTGACGAAGAGATAATGGCAAAAATCGGTAATGCTCCTTTTGTACTTGTGGTCGAGTCCTTTAACCGTCGAACTGGATTAGGCAGCCGTTTTGGTAGCTGGTTGTTAGAGCGTGGGTTTACTCCCAAATACGCTTATCTTGGCACTCATAAAGAAGGTTGTGGCGGTTTGTGGGAACAATTTCTACATCAAGGGATTGACCCAGTGAGTATTATGAACAAGGTGAAGGATTTAGTTAGCTAG
- a CDS encoding ArsR/SmtB family transcription factor, translating to MPKTKPLKADPAVLVAVADYFKVLSEASRLQILTCLKSGAMNVMEIAEATGLGQANLSKHLKVLTQAGILSRQPKGTSAYYEIVDPMIFELCELACDRISERIQQQAETLKTLRSKTAIF from the coding sequence ATGCCAAAAACTAAGCCACTCAAGGCCGATCCAGCTGTTCTCGTGGCGGTTGCTGACTACTTCAAGGTTTTATCAGAAGCTAGTCGGCTACAGATTTTGACTTGTCTGAAGTCAGGTGCAATGAATGTGATGGAAATTGCCGAGGCTACTGGGTTAGGGCAGGCAAATCTATCTAAGCACTTGAAAGTATTAACTCAAGCAGGGATTTTATCTCGTCAACCCAAAGGCACTAGTGCCTATTACGAGATTGTCGATCCCATGATTTTTGAGCTTTGTGAGTTAGCGTGCGATCGCATTAGTGAACGCATCCAACAGCAGGCTGAAACCCTAAAAACTCTTCGGAGCAAAACAGCAATCTTTTGA
- the cobJ gene encoding precorrin-3B C(17)-methyltransferase, with protein MIVNVAPAIVVLGQNSVALARKIITVLPGTTLYGLEGRTSGVDVSFKNFGETLRELFAQGRPLIGICAAGILIRTLAPMLSDKKQEPPVLAVAEDGSAVVPLLGGLGGVNDLARRIAEVLDVKPAITTTGDLRLGTALLSPPPGYHLANPEEAKKFISDLLAGAQVKVEGAAPWLSDSKLPIDANGDLTIQVTEHLVTPMPNCLVYHPATIAIAIDGIIGYTDQAVALVQQLLADAALARASVAGIFAPMTAAVDPAIHAVASALKVPVRFFTSNQLENLILQGYSPAQAAAIAATGTVPLSSSGHIAIAIAQQPIDANTIGQPRGRLAIIGTGPGGQEWMSGEVKEILKSATDLVGYKTYLDLIGSLGDGKQRHESDNRQEEARAKMALDLAASGRYVAVVSSGDPGIYAMATAVFEVCDRYAKPEWESIDIHVAPGISAMQAAAAAIGAPLGHDFCAISLSDILKPWSAIAQRIAAAAEADFVIAFYNPVSKDRTWQLAEARNILLQHRTPDTPIVLGRNLGRPGQIVKVITLEELAPTTADMRTIIIVGSTKTRIIKRSDGNVWVYTPRRYTEEETEK; from the coding sequence ATGATCGTGAACGTTGCACCCGCCATTGTAGTATTAGGTCAAAATAGCGTCGCACTAGCACGCAAAATAATCACTGTCCTACCAGGAACGACATTATACGGTTTAGAGGGTCGCACGTCTGGCGTTGATGTCAGCTTCAAGAATTTTGGTGAGACGCTGCGAGAGTTATTTGCTCAGGGAAGGCCGCTAATTGGGATTTGTGCGGCTGGTATTTTGATTAGGACGCTAGCTCCGATGCTCTCTGACAAAAAACAGGAACCACCAGTGCTAGCTGTAGCTGAAGATGGTAGCGCTGTTGTCCCCCTCTTGGGCGGACTCGGTGGGGTAAATGATTTGGCACGCCGGATTGCTGAAGTCCTTGATGTCAAACCTGCAATTACCACCACAGGGGATTTACGTTTGGGCACAGCGCTGTTGTCTCCTCCCCCCGGATACCATTTAGCGAACCCAGAGGAGGCGAAAAAATTTATCTCAGATTTGCTAGCCGGGGCGCAAGTCAAGGTAGAAGGCGCAGCACCTTGGTTGAGTGATAGCAAACTGCCCATAGATGCAAATGGAGATTTGACCATTCAGGTTACAGAACATTTGGTGACTCCTATGCCCAACTGCCTTGTCTATCACCCTGCAACTATAGCGATCGCCATTGATGGCATCATTGGCTATACAGACCAAGCAGTAGCTTTAGTACAGCAACTACTAGCTGATGCTGCACTCGCAAGAGCATCAGTTGCCGGCATATTTGCACCCATGACCGCCGCTGTTGATCCTGCTATCCACGCCGTAGCTAGCGCCTTGAAAGTGCCTGTTCGCTTTTTCACCTCAAATCAGCTAGAAAATCTGATATTACAAGGTTATAGCCCTGCCCAAGCCGCAGCGATCGCCGCCACAGGCACAGTTCCTTTATCTAGTTCTGGTCACATTGCGATCGCCATTGCCCAACAGCCAATTGACGCCAACACCATAGGTCAGCCACGGGGAAGGTTAGCGATTATTGGCACAGGTCCCGGTGGTCAAGAGTGGATGTCTGGGGAAGTCAAGGAAATACTCAAGTCGGCAACTGATTTGGTAGGTTACAAAACTTACTTAGATTTAATCGGTTCTCTCGGAGATGGTAAGCAACGACATGAGTCCGACAACCGCCAAGAAGAAGCACGGGCAAAGATGGCACTTGATTTAGCTGCATCTGGGCGATATGTAGCCGTGGTTTCATCTGGCGACCCTGGGATCTATGCAATGGCAACAGCGGTTTTTGAAGTATGCGATCGCTATGCTAAACCGGAATGGGAGAGTATTGACATTCATGTTGCACCAGGCATTTCAGCGATGCAGGCAGCAGCAGCAGCCATTGGTGCGCCCCTTGGGCATGATTTTTGTGCAATTTCCCTTTCTGACATCTTAAAGCCTTGGTCGGCGATCGCACAACGAATTGCCGCTGCTGCCGAAGCTGATTTCGTAATTGCTTTCTACAATCCTGTTTCCAAAGACCGTACTTGGCAACTGGCAGAAGCGAGAAATATTTTGTTGCAACATCGAACACCAGATACACCAATAGTCTTAGGGCGGAATCTCGGCAGACCAGGACAGATCGTGAAAGTGATAACACTTGAGGAGTTAGCACCAACTACCGCCGACATGCGGACAATTATTATCGTCGGTTCCACAAAAACCCGAATTATCAAACGCAGCGATGGTAATGTTTGGGTTTATACACCGCGTCGTTATACCGAAGAAGAAACAGAGAAGTAA